CCCGCACTCTCCGCTTCCGTACCGATGTAATGAAAGCCGCCGCCGAGAAGGGTTACCTAAACGCGATGGCTGCGGCGACCTACCTTACACACAAGGGAGTTCCCTTCCGCAAGGCACACGAGAAGATCGGTCAGGCAGTCCGGCTGGGTCTTGAAACCGGTCGCGAGCTGAACGAGCTTACCTTAGATGAACTGCGAGTTTTTGGCGAAGAGTTCGGCCCGGACTTCTTCGAAGCTGTCTCCCTGGAGGCCACGCTCGATTGCCACGACGTCAGCGGCGGAACAGCCCGCCTCCGCGTAAGGGATGCCGTCGAAGGTGCCGATCGTCAAATTGCGTCCGACAAAGCCTCGCTTGCATCCAAAAAGTCTGCGAAACTTGGCTTGGAGAGCCTCACCGTTGTCTAACTCGTCCCTGCTTCCGATCAGCGATTCGACCTCATCTTCACGTCCGCGCGTGGGAGGAGCAATTGTACGCAAGGCGAAGTTGCCAGATGCAGTGAACATCTTCGAGCTGGTCAACTCACTCTCTGGCGATGGGACACTCCTGCGACGTAGTTATGCCGAGATCTGCGAGAACGTTCGCGACTTTACCGTAGCCGAAAGCGAAAGCGGCGTCTTTCTCGGTTGCGGAGCGCTGCATCTTTATGGTCCGCATCTCGCCGAGGTTCGCTCCATTGTTGTGAGACCCGAGGCCAAGGGCCAAGGTGCAGGCGGAAAGTTGCTTCGCGCGCTTCTTGATGAGGCCGAAGACCAGAGCGTCACCTGCGTGTGCCTCTTCACACGTATCCCAGACTTCTTTTTTCACTTTGGTTTTCGTGTCGTCGATCGCACCGTCCTTCCTGACAAGATCTACAAGGACTGCCAGACCTGCCCGCGCCTCTATGCTTGCGACGAAGTTGCCATGGCGCGCGGTCCTATCCCAAAGATCTCGGTTCTGGGCCCCAACCGGTTTCCTCAGCCCGAGCTGGTAAAGCTGCAGGCAGGCTCGATTGCCAACCCTGAGCACAGCTCACACTGACCGATACTCGCGCTTGCTGCGCTTTTTCCTTCGGTAATCGTTTTAATTTATCCGATTCTCTGCACATCCTTTCCAGAACAGGGCATACTGTTGTTCGAAACAGCAAGGAGCCACCCGGATGGATGCATTGACGCTTCATCGGATCCACTTTGCTTTTACGATTACCTACCACTACCTCTTTCCGCAGTTGACGATGGGCCTTGCGCTGCTGATCGTCGCGCTGAAGACAGTCGCCCTGCGCACGCATGATCCCGACCAACGGGAACGCTACGATATCTCGGCTCGGTTCTGGGCCCGCATCTTTGCCGTCAACTTCGTCCTGGGCGTTGTCACGGGGATTCCCATGGAGTTTCAGTTCGGCACCAACTGGTCAGAGTTCTCACGCCGTACCGGGGGAGTCATTGGTCAGCCACTCGCCATGGAAGGTGTATTTTCCTTCTTTCTGGAATCGGCTTTCCTAGGCCTATTGCTGTTCGGTGAAAAGAAGATCTCACGAAAGCTACACTGGTTCGCCGCCTTTATGGTCTTTCTGGGCTCATGGATCTCCGGGTTCTTCATCATTGTCACCGATGCCTGGATGCAGCACCCTGTAGCATACAGGCTGATGCCCAATGGAACCTACGAGGTCACCAGCTTCTGGGGCTTGCTAATGAATCCGTGGGCCTGGCTCCAGTACGCACACAACATGTCCGGCGCGGTCATCACGGGCGCCTTCGTGGTGGCAGCCACCGGAGCGCTCTACCTGTTGCAGCAAAAACACGTGGAGTACGGACGCATCTTCCTTAAGGTTGGGGTCGTTGCCGGAATCATCTCGTGCATTGCCCAGATCTTCCCCACAGGCGATCTCCACGGGAAGTATATGGCTCGCCATCAACCAGCAGCAGTTGCTGGCATGGAAGGGTTGTTTCATTCCACACCAGGCGCGCCGATGGTCCTCATGGGACAACCCAGCGTAGAGAAACAGACCATCGATAATCCGCTGGTCGTAAACAAAGTTTTGAGCTTTCTCATCTATGGAACGACGACCGCAGAGGTGAAGGGGCTCGATCAGATTCCACGAGACCAGTGGCCGTCGGCCCTGCCTCTGTTGTTTTACAGCTATCACATCATGGCGGGACTCGGAACGTACTTTGCTGCCCTGATGGTTGTCGCAGGCTTTCTTCTGTGGAGAGGCAAGCTCTACAGCACACGATGGATTCTCTGGCCCATCCTGCTGAGCTTTCCCCTGCCCTACATTGCCAATACCGCGGGTTGGATGACGGCCGAGTTGGGTCGACAGCCTTGGCTGGTCTATGGCCTGATGCGAACCTCAGAGGGCTATTCCAAACATGTCGGTCCGGAAACGAGCTTATTTACATTGCTCGGCTTTCTCGGGATGTACTCTTTGCTCTCGATCCTATGGATCGTGCTGGTCTATACCGCGATCCAGAAGGGACCAAAGGCTCCAGTCGTCGATGAAGGACATGACGCACATACGCTGACCACCGCATAAAAGGAGAGACGGAATGGGAACCTTGTGGTTCTGGATTGTAGCTGCAATGCTGACCGTTTATGTCGTGTTGGACGGATTTGATCTCGGCGTCGGAATTGTCTATCCGTTTGTTGCGCGAACGGAACAGGAAAAGCGTCAGGCCATGCATGCGATCGGCCCGGTGTGGGATGGCAACGAAGTGTGGCTGATCGCTGGTGGAGGGACACTGTTCTTCGCCTTCCCACTGCTCTATGCCTCCTCGTTCAGCGGCTTCTATCTTCCGTTGACTATCGTGCTATGGCTTCTGATTGTACGTGGACTCAGCATTGAGATGCGTTCGCATACGCATGATAGCGTCTACAAGACCTTCTTCGATGCAACCTTTTTTCTCTCGAGCGCCTTGCTCGCCGTCTTCTTCGGGGCTGCACTGGCAAATGTCATTCGCGGGGTTCCGCTTGGAGCGGATGATTACTTCTTCCTTCCTCTCTGGACAGACTGGAGGACCGGACCCAATCCAGGCATTCTGGATTGGTACACGGTTCTGGGCGGAGTACTCGCTTTGCTGGCGCTGGCTCTGCATGGACTGCTCTATCTCGCCCTCAAAACTACGGGTGACCTCAATGCACGTTCGTCTGCATGGGCTCGGCGCTTGTGGCCTGTGATTGCTGTCATCACGGCCGCAAGCGTTCCGGCCACCGTGATTGCCCGGCCTGATTCTCTTGTCCATTACCAAGAGCATGGATTTGCGTGGCTAGCTCCAGCGATGGTTGTCGTCAGCCTGGCGACGATTATGCTCTCTCTGGCGAAGCGATGGGAATGGAGAGCTTTTCTTGGCTCGTGTTTTTATCTTGCCTCCATGCTGGTTGGCGCGGCCGCAGGACTTTATCCCGTGCTGCTTCCCACCGTCGGCTCAGAGGGTCATGACATTACAATTGCCCGCGCATTGGCGGGGCCGCACACCGTTCGCGTGGGCCTGGTTTGGTGGACCTTTGGAATCCTTCTGGCAGTACTCTATTCTGCGACCGTCTACTGGCTATTTCGAGGCAAGGTGCCTGAACATACCGAGGGCTACGGTCACTAAGCAGAACTACCAGGCGTGATGGAAACCGTCCTTCTCTGTCAGCCGAACAGCGATATGGAAGAGATCGCTGAGCCTCTGCTCTGTAAGGAGTTCAGCACGAGGGCCGTCAGCGACGATCTGGCCATCCTTCATCATCAGAATGCGGTTGATCTCCGGAATAATGTCGGAGACGTGATGCGTGATGAGCAGAATTCCAGTTCCCTGTTGC
This portion of the Edaphobacter sp. 4G125 genome encodes:
- the cydB gene encoding cytochrome d ubiquinol oxidase subunit II, producing MGTLWFWIVAAMLTVYVVLDGFDLGVGIVYPFVARTEQEKRQAMHAIGPVWDGNEVWLIAGGGTLFFAFPLLYASSFSGFYLPLTIVLWLLIVRGLSIEMRSHTHDSVYKTFFDATFFLSSALLAVFFGAALANVIRGVPLGADDYFFLPLWTDWRTGPNPGILDWYTVLGGVLALLALALHGLLYLALKTTGDLNARSSAWARRLWPVIAVITAASVPATVIARPDSLVHYQEHGFAWLAPAMVVVSLATIMLSLAKRWEWRAFLGSCFYLASMLVGAAAGLYPVLLPTVGSEGHDITIARALAGPHTVRVGLVWWTFGILLAVLYSATVYWLFRGKVPEHTEGYGH
- a CDS encoding GNAT family N-acetyltransferase, producing MLPISDSTSSSRPRVGGAIVRKAKLPDAVNIFELVNSLSGDGTLLRRSYAEICENVRDFTVAESESGVFLGCGALHLYGPHLAEVRSIVVRPEAKGQGAGGKLLRALLDEAEDQSVTCVCLFTRIPDFFFHFGFRVVDRTVLPDKIYKDCQTCPRLYACDEVAMARGPIPKISVLGPNRFPQPELVKLQAGSIANPEHSSH
- a CDS encoding cytochrome ubiquinol oxidase subunit I; this translates as MDALTLHRIHFAFTITYHYLFPQLTMGLALLIVALKTVALRTHDPDQRERYDISARFWARIFAVNFVLGVVTGIPMEFQFGTNWSEFSRRTGGVIGQPLAMEGVFSFFLESAFLGLLLFGEKKISRKLHWFAAFMVFLGSWISGFFIIVTDAWMQHPVAYRLMPNGTYEVTSFWGLLMNPWAWLQYAHNMSGAVITGAFVVAATGALYLLQQKHVEYGRIFLKVGVVAGIISCIAQIFPTGDLHGKYMARHQPAAVAGMEGLFHSTPGAPMVLMGQPSVEKQTIDNPLVVNKVLSFLIYGTTTAEVKGLDQIPRDQWPSALPLLFYSYHIMAGLGTYFAALMVVAGFLLWRGKLYSTRWILWPILLSFPLPYIANTAGWMTAELGRQPWLVYGLMRTSEGYSKHVGPETSLFTLLGFLGMYSLLSILWIVLVYTAIQKGPKAPVVDEGHDAHTLTTA